In Sorangium aterium, the genomic stretch GAAGACGCGGATCCGGAGGCCCGGCAGCCGCGACCGGAAGACCTCCGCGTCCGGGTGGAGGTTCTGGAACAGGAGATCTTCGTCGCCGCGCAGGTACGGGAGCCACTGGTCGGGCCGGGCCGAGTTGAAGTACGTCCAGTCGAAGTCGTCGGCGTAGTACGGCGCTCGCTTCTCGCGGTACGCCTTGCCGTAGTTCTTCCCGACCCGGGCGCGCCGATCGGGCCGGTTCGGCGACAGCGGCCCGAACCCCGCGGGCGCCGGCCGATCCGAGCGCGACAGCAGCAGATCGTCAGCGCCCTCGACGTTGGGCAGCTCGCGCGTCCCGTGGCCTCTGCCCACCGGGTTGAGCGGGTGCCCCGGCCCTCCGAAGCTGCGTCGATCGCCGAGGGGCATCCGGTCGAACGGCACGGGATCGCTCATGGCGGGCCCGAGCAGCCCATCCATCCACACGCGCTCGCCGAGCACGCGCAGGATCTTCGACCAGGACCCGACGCCGAACCGCACAGGACACTCGGTCATGCGCGCCTTGCCCGGCGTGTGGCACGTGCCGATCAGGAGCACGTCGGCGTGGGGCTTGAAGTCCACCAGATCGCTCGGGTAGAGGCACTCGCCGGTCTGCTCGTGATCGTCGTCGTGGAACACGTCGCCGCGCAGCGTCTCCTGCGCGAGCGCCGGGTGGCCCTCGGGCAGGGAGAGCGGCGCTCCGGGCTTGAGGGTGAACTTCGCCCGGACGATCAGGGTCACCTCCGGCTGGGGCGGCCTCCGCGAGGTGACCTTGCTGCCGAAGAGGAACGGGGTGAGATTCTTGTTCGCCATCCGTGAGGGTCGCCGCGCTTGCGCGTCACGTCATGAGGTGGACTGCCGCGATGTTCGTGCGGACGGGCGCGACCTTGCCCCGGTCCAGGGTGACCTTCAACTTCTCCGTCCCCATCGAGAGCGTGGGCCCGATGCTGGCATCGAGCGACGCGGCGACGGTGACGGACGCCTCCAGGCCGATCGTGGCGCTGGCCGAGATGCCGCCCGTGAAGCTCACCTCCGCGCCGAGCGTCGCCTCGATCATCCCCCCCAGGACGACCTCGTTGACCATGCCGAGGTTGATCGTCGTCTCGATCCCGTCGACGACGGTCTTGCTGTTGCCCTGCGTGTAGGAGTCCGCGTCGCCGTACATCTTGTCCTCGGTGTCGGCGTGGGTCTCGGAGATGATCTTGTTCGCCTTCGTATAGTTCTTGATGGTGTCGGCCTCGGTGTGATCATCGATGGTCCCGGTGACCGTGGTCGAGGTCGTGATCGACCCCGCCTTCATCGTCGACTTCGACGGTCCATCGATGGTCGTCTCGTCGGTCATCGACGTGGCGTGGGTCTTCGACACCATCGTGTCCGCCCAGGTCTCGTTGGAGATCGAGGGCACCCGCAGCTTCGCCGAGCCGGTATAGGACGAGATGCGCTTGGCCCACGTCCTGTCGACGATCGTGGGGTTCTCCCCGAGGACGCCTGACGGAGGGAGGCCCCAGGGCGCCGTGAGCGCGTCCAGGTCGCGCGGCGGGCTGTCGTGTCCGGTGACGCTCTCCAGCTTGCTGCCGTAATGGAACTCGAAGGCATCGCCGTGGTAGGTGGTGTGCACCTCGCCCTTCACTGTCTTCTCGCGCAGGCGCTTCTCGCCGCGGGGGCCCTGGATGAAGTCGAACTCGCCCGACCCGTGGAAGGTGATGCTCTTCTCGTTGATCTGCCCGTCCTCCGCCTTCCAGCCGCTCTCGAACTCGCGGCGCCCGAGGACGGTCATCTTGTAGGTGCCCCCGATGACCTCGACCTTGTCGCCCCGCGTGGTGATGACCCGGTTGCCGTCGGTGTGATCTCGCCAGGAGTACTCGTCGCCCTCGGCCGCGCCGATGCGCAGGTACGACGACATGCCGTCGCCGAAATCAGGCACATGGAGGATACCGTACTTGCCATCGCCGGCCATGGGAGCTCCGTATCCAGTGGCGCGTGGAGCGTGGTGCTCGCGCCCTCAAACGAAGAGGTTGAACGCAGAGACGATCTTGTTCGCGAGCGCGATCTCCGTCTTGCTCATGTGGAGCTCCACGCCCGCCGGGCTGATCTCGAGCGTGGGGCCGGCGGAGACGTCGATGCTCCCGGTCAAGCTGAAATCCGCCTTGAGCCCGACGGTCACGTCGACGATGCCGCCGGCCGTGAAGGTCACCTCCGCGCCGAGCGTCGCCTCGATCATCCCCCCCAGGACGACCTCGTTGACCATGCCGAGGTTGATCGTCGTCTCGATCCCATCGACGACGGTCTTGCTGTTGCCCTGCGTGTAGGAGTCCGCGTCGCCGTACATCTTGTCCTCGGTGTCGGCGTGGGTCTCGGAGATGATCTTGCTCGCCTTCGTGTAGCTCTTGATGGTGTCGGCCTCGGTGTGGTCATCCATGGTCCCGTCGACCTTGGTGGAGGACGTGATCGACGCGGCGTGCATGGTGGATTTCGACTCCCCCTTGACGGTCGTCTCGTCGGTCATCGAGGTGGCGTTCGTCTTCGTCACCATCACTTCCGCCCAGGTCTCGTCCGTGATCGACGGCACCGGCAGCTTCTCCGAGCCGGTATAGGACGAGATGCTCTTGGCCCACGTCCTGTCGACGATCGTGGGGTTCTCCGTCGGGATCGCCTGGGGCGAGGGCGGGTTCTTGTCATCGATGAAATCATCGGTGACGTTCAGCGTGGGGAACGTGTCTGTGCCGGTCTGGCTCTCCTTGACCTTCCCGAAGTAATAGTCGAAGACGTCGCCGTGGTAGACGGTGTGCACCTCGCCCTTGATGGTCGTCTCGACCACCTTCCACGTCCCGCCGTAGTTCTGCACCCACTCGATCGTGGTGCCGCCGCCGAAGGTCTCGCTGACCTCGGTGACGTGCCCTCCCGACACGTCCCAGCCCGCCTGGTGCTCCCCGCGGCCAAGGATGAGCAGGCGGTAGTTCCCTCCGATCACCTCGACCTTGTCGCCCTTGGTGGTCGAGATGCGGTTGCCGTCGGTGTGATCGCGCCAGCCGCCCTTCGTGTGCAGCTTCGCGGTCTCGGCCTTCCGCTCGCCCACGGGCACGAAATCGGGCGACCCGTCCCGCTTGCGGTCGTCGTCGGTGAACGTCTGAATCCGCTCGGCGAGATCGTCCCCCGCGCTCTCGCCGAGGGGCGCTGCGGCCCCGAGGCGGAGGTAGGACGGTTCCCCGCCGTTCAGATCCGGTACTTCGAGGAGCGCGAACTTGCCTCCGGACACTGGAGCCTCCGAGCGTGATGGACGACGCATGGCGTCGCCGTGTCGCGGACCGCACAATCCTATGTCAGGGTGGGCCGCCCGTCCACGCCGAACTAGAGCGACGGTCGCCCGCTTCGGATACGGGCCCACCTCGGCGCTTTCGGTGCTCAGCGCACCGGAGTGCGCTTGCGCGCCGAAAACGCCGATCTGGGCCCGTCTCCTGTGCGGGTGACCGCCGCTCTGCACGTGGCAGAGGTGGGCGGAAATCGCCGTAGAGCGCGCGGCTCACGGGGCCGCGTGGCTCATGAGGCCTCGGCGGGGCGCTGCGCTGCCGACTCGGGGGCTTGGTGCGCGATGGCCCAGACGAACTCCGGGAGCAGCGCGAGGGAGTGCGGGTCCTGCGTGACGCCGATGAGGCCGCTGATGAACTCCATGGGGTGCTCGCGCCTGCCCCCGTCGATGAAGCGCAGCTGGGCGCTGGTCAGGCCGGGCGGCACCTCGGAGAGCCCTGGTCCCTGCGGGTTCCCGAGGCCCCCGAGCGCGTCGCTCCGGGCCTCCGCCGTCCGCCATCGCTCGTGCCATGTCTCGATATAGGGGTTCGGGGCGAAGTAGTCGTTGGGCCAGGCGCGCAGGTAGGGAAACAGCACGTGGATCCACCCGGTCAGCTCGTCGGCCGAGCTCTCGTACCTGAAGAACGCGCGCCAGAACATCGTGTCGGCGCGCCCCTCCGCCGAGGCGGCGATCTGGTCGAGCACGGGCAGGAGCGCGCGGGTCCAGCGATCTTGCCCGACGGAGCCGAGCATCGCCACGCGCTGGCGCACCCAGCGCCAGTCGTCGGACGTGCCGAGCAGGTACACGCGCGGGATCCCGCGCTGCGGGAACTCCATGTCGCCCGGGAACGGCGGCTCCCACGCGTGGTGCGGCGCGAGCGGGGTGGCGACCGTGAGCTCCGACGACACCCGCTCGACAGGCCCCGTGGTGGAGAAATTGGATGTCACGAGGTCCCGCAGCGAGCCGACACGGGACGAAATCTGCCTGGAAAAGTCCGGAAACAAAGCCGGCCACGGGTTCACCTCGCCGAGGGTGAAGTCCGGGCGATCGACGACGAGCGCGAACTCGCGATCGTCGGGGAGGAAGCGGCGTCGATGCTCGTCGTTCGCGGCGAGGTGGAAGGTGAAGCCGCGCGCCAGGCAGAGCCAGACCACGTCGGGCGAGAGCACGAGGGGATAGCGCTGGGTGAAGGCGGTATAGGCGGCCTGGACGAGCGGGTGGAGGTCCGTGCGTCCCACGAGGGGCAGGCGGTGGCGGTAGGAGGCCTCGATCTGGGAGACGAGCAGGCTCTGCACCGCAGCTTCGCTATCGAATCCCGGCAACGGCGCCGTTGCGGGCTCGACGTCGGCAACGGCGATCGTCGTGACGTTCATGAAACCTCGTCCTCCCCGGGCTGCGCGGCGCGCTCGTGATCCCTCGCTGTCCTTCGTACACGAGCGTGCGGCGCGCGACAACGGGCCGCGTGCAGGCGCCCATCGCGGCTGCGCGACGTGGAGAGGAGCGCGCCCGGGCGCGGCGCGCTCCTGCTGTCCGGCGTGAGCGCTTGGGCCTGGCAAGGTGCTTGTTCCGAGGCATCGATTGTCGATCGTCGTGATCGGTCGTGCTCCGGGTCCGCTGGGGAGCGTGTGCGGTCGTTGTTCCGCAGCGGCGAGAAGAGCTCTGGACCTTTCTCGGATCCTTCCCACGGCGCGCGCAGCCAGGTCGACGGCGCTGTCGCCCGGCGCCGGCGTTGCAGCCGAGCGGGTTGTCGTCGGAAGTGAGAGGTTTTTCTGGATCCGCGCTTCTCTTCGCCGGAAGCGAGAGGTTTTTCTCTGGATCTTGGCTTGATTTGGTCGTAATCGAGAGATTTTTCTCTGGATCCGCGCTGTTGTTTGCCGGATGTGAGAGCTTTTTCTCTGGATTTGGGCCGATTTTAGCCGGATGTGAAAGATTTTTCTCTGGACCCGGGCCGATTTTAGTTAGAAGCGAGCACGATGTCAGCGCGCCGTTCACGCCGCGCCGGCCCCTCCATGTGCGCGCGATGCCGCTGGAACGTGATTTTTTGCGGGCAGCAGATGGCCGACGGCTGCGCCGTGCCGGTGTTGCATGTCCATGGTGAATGGTGCACGACTAGGCGCTCGTGCAGCCGCGGCGAAATGCCCTGAAGGAGGAGCGCAGCAGATGAACTCACGCCAGGCGAGTCCCCTCGGGGCGAGCGTATCGGCCAGCCCGAAGCTGGCGCTGCGGATCGACTTTCTCAAGAAGGTCTACGGGCTCTTCACGGCGAGCCTTGTCGTCTCCTCCCTGGGCGCCATGTGCGCGCTGTACATCGGGGCGCCGGACGTGGAGGAGGGGGCTCTGGGGCGCGCGATGCCGCCGGTTGTCGAGCTGTTCGCGCAACACCCGATCCTCTCGATGGGCGTCGTGTTCGGCGTGATGTTCGGCGCGCGCGCGGTGCGCAAGATCCCCGGCGTCAACGTCCTCGCGCTCTTCGGGATGGCGGCCGTCCTGGGGGTCACCACGGCGCCTGCGCTCTACATGGCCCAGGCGGCGGCGGGCCTCGGCGGCACGCTGTCGTCGGCCCCGGTGCGGGACACCTTCATCCTGACCGTCCTCACGTTCGGGAGCCTCACGCTGGGTGTCTTCCTCTCGAGGGAGGACCTGTCGTTCATGGCCAGCGGGCTGGTGATGGGCGCCATGGTCGTCCTCGGCGCGATGCTGCTGAACGCCCTGCTCGGGAGCACGCTCCTCGGCCTCGCGATCGCCAGCGTGTCCGTCCTCGTGTTCGGGGGATACGTCCTCTACAACACGTCGCGTCTGCTCCACTCGAACGAAGAGGACCCCGTCGGCGGCGCGCTCGATCTCTACCTCAACTTCATCAACCTCTTCTCGTCGATTCTGCAGATCCTCTCGGGCCGCGGTTGACGGGCTGAACCGGCCGCGTCCACGGCGCGCGCGCTCCCGCGCCTGACCGCCCTCGGGTCTCTTGCCCGGGGCGGACGGCCGGAGGGCGGCTTGACGCGCGATTTGGGCCGAGTAAGAACGCGCTGACCATGAGCCTGCAGCTCCTCGTCGCCGCGTTTGCCCTCTCCCTGTCCTCCCTCGCCTGCAGCAAGCCCGCCGAGGAGGCGCCGGTGGTGGCGGCCGCCGAGCTCGCCGCGCCGGCGAACGTCAAGCGCATCGACATCGCGGTGAACGACAGCGGCTTCTCCCCGTCGACGATCGAGCTGAAGAAGGGAGAGCCCGTGGTGCTGCGCTTCACGCGGACGACGAAGAGCGAGTGTCTGAAGGCGATCGCGATTCCCGATCTGAAGATCGAGAAGGACCTGCCGCTGAACACGCAGGTCGAGGTGGCCGTCACCCCGCAGAAGGAGGGGAAGATGGTGCTTCAGTGCTGGATGGCGATGGTCAAGGCGACCATCAACGTGGTCGGCTCGTGACGCGGCCGCGCCCGTCGCGAGGCGCGCGCGCTGTCAGAGCATGAGCCAGAGCTCGGCGTCGTAGCGCTTCGCGCCGCCGCCCGTGTCCTGCGCCGCGCGGCGCCTCCCGGAGGCGGGCTCCCCCGCGCTGCCCGGCGCGTCGTCCCGGCGCGCCCCGTCGCCTCGAGCGGGCGCGCCGGCGTGGGCCACGTCGATTCCGGCCGCGGCGCAGCGGGCGACGGCGAAGCGGAGCATCTCGCGCACGTCGCCCGAGCCGAGCATGCCGCGCGTCCGGTGGCGCGCGATCGCGGCGGCGCGCTCGATGCACTCGGCGCAGGGGGCCACCTCCGATCGGAACCTGAAGAGCAGCGTCCCCTCGGGCCACCCGAGCGCCGACGCCTCGATGCTCACCACGACGAACTCGCCGTCGCGGACCACCCGGGTCCGGGCCGCGCCCGCGCTGTTTTCCGCGGCGCCGTGCGATTCGCCTCTCAGGAGGAACCAGTAACGATCCATGAGGCGCTCGACGTCGTCCGGCTCACCGTGAGCGATGATGTCTGTCATCCGTGACCTCCAATGAGGCAATGTGAGGCCCGCTCCTCGGAACTTCGATGCCAGGGAGAGACAGGAAATGTCCGCCCAGAAGGACAATGTCAGGGCGATCGTGACGCGATGCGTCTTGAAGAGATGTGGTGCGGATTACCGTTGTGGCGGTGGTTTTCGCTTCCCTTTGGGGGCTCCGTGGGTAAGCTCTGCGCCCCCCAACGTGCCCGGCGGGAAGCCGCCCCGGTTCTTCGCTCCGAACCGGCTCGTGACGAGGCGCACCGAGGGGATCGCTCTCGCGGCGCGCCGCGCGGAGCCAGTCCCAGCCACCCCAGACGGAGCGAGCAAGGCAACCCCATCATGAATCAGCATCCCGGCATCATCGGCAAGAAGATCGGCATGACGCAGATCTTCAACGAGACGGGCGAGGTCCTGCGCTGCACGGTCGTGCAGGCGGGCTGCGTCGTCATCGGCAAGCGCACGCTCGAGAAGGACGGCTACAGCGCCCTCATCCTCGGCCTGGGCGAGCGGGCGGAGAAGCACACGACGAAGCCGGTCGCCGGCGCGTACAAGAAGTCGGGGCAGACGCCGAAGCGGATCGTGCGCGAGCTGCGCTGCAGCCCGGAGCACGCGGCGAAGTACGAGCTCGGCAGCACGCTCAAGGTCGACGAGATCTTCGAGGTGGGCCAGCGGGTGGACGCGCAGGGCCGCTCGCGCGGTCGCGGCTTCAGCGGCGTCATCCGCCGGTGGAGCTTCGCCGGCGCGGTCAGCTCGCACGGTACGCACGAGTACTTCCGCCACGGCGGGTCGATCGGTACGAACATGACCCCCGGCCGCACGCTGCCCGGCCTGAAGATGCCCGGTCACTACGGCGACGAGACGGTGAGCGCGCTCAACCTCAAGATCGCGAAGCTCCTCCCCGAGGACAACCTGATCCTCATCGAGGGTCCGGTCCCCGGCCCGAAGAACCAGGTGGTGACGATCCGCGGCGCCGTGAAGAAGCGCGGCGGCAAGGGGATCGTGCCGGTGCAGCAGCCGACCAAGAAGAAGGGCGGCTGATCCCGGCCGACGGCGGTGGCGCTCCCGTGAGCGAGCGCCCCGCCGGTCGTGCCTGCCGAGTGTCCCTCCGTGTCGCAGAAGCCGAAGAACCCGTACAAGCGGCCTGACGCCTTCACGAAGGCGGCGAAGGCGCAGGGCTATCCTGCGCGCAGCGTCTTCAAGCTCGAGGAGATCGATCGCCGGGTGCGGCTGCTCCGCCCTGGCCAGCGGGTGCTCGACCTGGGCGCAGCGCCCGGCTCGTGGTCGATGTACGCGGCGCAGCGGATCGGCGCGGGGGGCAAGCTGCTCGCGGTCGATCTGTCGCCTATCACGGCGGCGTTCGGCCCGCAGGCGACGGTGGTGCAGGGGGACGCGCTGTCGCTGACGAACGAGGCGCTCGCGCAGTTCGCGCCGTACGACGTGGTGCTGTCGGACATGGCGCCTGCGACGAGCGGGAGCAAGATCGCCGATCAGGCCCGGAGCTACGAGCTGTTCATGCGCGCCGTGGCCGTGGCCGAGGCGCTGCTCGCGCCGGGTGGGGCGTTCGTCGGGAAGATCTTCATGAGCGAGGACTTCGTGAAGGCCCGGGACGCGCTGAGGAACCTCTGCGAGGAGGTCCGGAGCATCCGGCCCGAGGGGACGCGGGCGAACAGCGTGGAGATCTTCCTGGTGGGGCTGAAGCGGAAGGCGGCGGGGAAGACGGGGTAGGGGAGCGGAGAGGTCTTGGCGCACTGCCCGGCCCCCGGAGAGGGTGTTCGTGGGGCGGCGCGGGGGCCCCACCGAACTCGCCCAATTGACGTTCTATCTCCGGCGTGCACAGCACGCCGGAGATAGAACGTCAATTGGGCTCAAACAACGGTCCGTCCCCCGCGCCGCCCCACGAACACCCTCTCCGGGGGCCTACCGCTGTCGTGGATCATACCCACTGGGACAACGGTCCGTCCCCCGCGCCGCCCCACGAACACCCTCTCCGGGGGCCTACCGCTGTCGTGGATCATACCCGCTCGGACAGCGATCCATCCCCGCGTTGGTGTCAATCTCGAGATGCGATGGTCCCTTTCGGGGGCATCTATCACGGTGATTCGGGACCGAGGCAGCGCAGAATCCGGGCGGTTGCCATCAGAACGCGTTGTGCCCCGTGATCGCGTTGCCGAGGATCAGGCAATGCACCTCGTCGGTGCCCTCGTACGTGTACACGCTCTCCAGGTTGAGCATGTGACGGATGACGGGGTAATCGAGCAGGATGCCGTTCGCGCCGAGCACGCTCCGCGCGGTCCGGGCGATCTTGAGCGCCCAGCCGACGTTGTTCCGCTTGCACAGCGAGACCTGCACCGGGCTGATGCCGGTCGTGTCCTTCAGCCGGCCGAAGTGAAGCGCCATGAGCTGCCCCTTCGCGATCTCCGTCGCCATCTCGACGAGCTCGGACTGGATGAGCTGCCGCGACGCGATCGGCTGGCCGAACTGGGTGCGCTCGCGCGCATAGGAGACCGCCGTCTCGTAGCAGGCACGCGCGGCGCCCAGCGCGCCCCATGCGATCCCGAAGCGCGCCTGGGTCAGGCAGCCGAGCGGGCCCTTCAGGCCGACCACGCCAGGGAGCACGTTCTCCTCCGGTACGCGCACCTCGTTCAGGACGATCTCGCCTGTCGGGCTCGCGCGCAGGCTCATCTTGCCGTGGATGAGCGGGGTCTCCAGGCCCTTCATCCCGCGCTCCACCACGAAGCCGCGGATGGACTCGGCCCCTCCGTCGTCGACCTTGGCCCACACCACGCAGAGGTCCGCGATGGGCGCGCTCGTGATCCACATCTTCGTGCCCGTCAGCACGTACGAGCTCCCGTCCTTCCGGGCGCGGGTCTTCATCGAGCTCGGATCCGACCCGCTGTCGGGCTCCGTCAGGCCGAAGCAGCCGATCAGCTCGGCGGCGGCCATCTTCGGCAGCCAGCGCTGCTTCTGCGCCTCGGAGCCGTACTTCCAGATCGGATACATCGCCAGCGAGCCCTGGACGCTCACGAAGCTGCGCAGGCCGCTGTCGCCATACTCGAGCTCCTGCAGCGCGAGGCCGTAGGCGACCGAGTTCATGCCGGCGCAGCCGTAGCCGGTCAGCGAGCCCCCGAGCAGGCCGAGCGCGGCGATCTGGGGGATCAGGTCGGTCGCGAACTCCTCGCGCGCGAACAGGTCCGCGGCGCGCGGGAGGTACCGCTCGCGCACGAAGCGACGGACGGCATCGCGGATCATGCGCTCTTCCTCGGAGAGCAGCGGATCGATCGCCATGAGCTGATCGAGCGAGAGGGGCTCCTGGGTGGCCATGGAGCGAGCGTGTAGCGTGGCTTCGCGCGGCGCGGAAGGGGCAGCGCCGGCGGGCCGGCGGCTCAGGGGCGGATGGAGACGAGCGTGCCCTTCCGTAGCGAGAGCGCGCCGTGCCATTCGGCCGGCACCTCGGGGGTCGTC encodes the following:
- a CDS encoding DUF4419 domain-containing protein, with protein sequence MNVTTIAVADVEPATAPLPGFDSEAAVQSLLVSQIEASYRHRLPLVGRTDLHPLVQAAYTAFTQRYPLVLSPDVVWLCLARGFTFHLAANDEHRRRFLPDDREFALVVDRPDFTLGEVNPWPALFPDFSRQISSRVGSLRDLVTSNFSTTGPVERVSSELTVATPLAPHHAWEPPFPGDMEFPQRGIPRVYLLGTSDDWRWVRQRVAMLGSVGQDRWTRALLPVLDQIAASAEGRADTMFWRAFFRYESSADELTGWIHVLFPYLRAWPNDYFAPNPYIETWHERWRTAEARSDALGGLGNPQGPGLSEVPPGLTSAQLRFIDGGRREHPMEFISGLIGVTQDPHSLALLPEFVWAIAHQAPESAAQRPAEAS
- a CDS encoding Bax inhibitor-1/YccA family protein, whose translation is MNSRQASPLGASVSASPKLALRIDFLKKVYGLFTASLVVSSLGAMCALYIGAPDVEEGALGRAMPPVVELFAQHPILSMGVVFGVMFGARAVRKIPGVNVLALFGMAAVLGVTTAPALYMAQAAAGLGGTLSSAPVRDTFILTVLTFGSLTLGVFLSREDLSFMASGLVMGAMVVLGAMLLNALLGSTLLGLAIASVSVLVFGGYVLYNTSRLLHSNEEDPVGGALDLYLNFINLFSSILQILSGRG
- a CDS encoding cupredoxin domain-containing protein encodes the protein MSLQLLVAAFALSLSSLACSKPAEEAPVVAAAELAAPANVKRIDIAVNDSGFSPSTIELKKGEPVVLRFTRTTKSECLKAIAIPDLKIEKDLPLNTQVEVAVTPQKEGKMVLQCWMAMVKATINVVGS
- the rplC gene encoding 50S ribosomal protein L3 produces the protein MNQHPGIIGKKIGMTQIFNETGEVLRCTVVQAGCVVIGKRTLEKDGYSALILGLGERAEKHTTKPVAGAYKKSGQTPKRIVRELRCSPEHAAKYELGSTLKVDEIFEVGQRVDAQGRSRGRGFSGVIRRWSFAGAVSSHGTHEYFRHGGSIGTNMTPGRTLPGLKMPGHYGDETVSALNLKIAKLLPEDNLILIEGPVPGPKNQVVTIRGAVKKRGGKGIVPVQQPTKKKGG
- a CDS encoding RlmE family RNA methyltransferase; this translates as MSQKPKNPYKRPDAFTKAAKAQGYPARSVFKLEEIDRRVRLLRPGQRVLDLGAAPGSWSMYAAQRIGAGGKLLAVDLSPITAAFGPQATVVQGDALSLTNEALAQFAPYDVVLSDMAPATSGSKIADQARSYELFMRAVAVAEALLAPGGAFVGKIFMSEDFVKARDALRNLCEEVRSIRPEGTRANSVEIFLVGLKRKAAGKTG
- a CDS encoding acyl-CoA dehydrogenase family protein; the protein is MATQEPLSLDQLMAIDPLLSEEERMIRDAVRRFVRERYLPRAADLFAREEFATDLIPQIAALGLLGGSLTGYGCAGMNSVAYGLALQELEYGDSGLRSFVSVQGSLAMYPIWKYGSEAQKQRWLPKMAAAELIGCFGLTEPDSGSDPSSMKTRARKDGSSYVLTGTKMWITSAPIADLCVVWAKVDDGGAESIRGFVVERGMKGLETPLIHGKMSLRASPTGEIVLNEVRVPEENVLPGVVGLKGPLGCLTQARFGIAWGALGAARACYETAVSYARERTQFGQPIASRQLIQSELVEMATEIAKGQLMALHFGRLKDTTGISPVQVSLCKRNNVGWALKIARTARSVLGANGILLDYPVIRHMLNLESVYTYEGTDEVHCLILGNAITGHNAF